Genomic segment of Phycisphaerales bacterium AB-hyl4:
AGGACGATTGGAAGTTCTGGAAGCTCGCGCCGAATTGATTGCCAACACTGCAAGTCAGATCCGGAACATCTTCCCAGTGCGCTGCGGCCCCGAACGTGTCTCGGTGTGCTTCTTAATTGAAAACTGTTTTTTGATCGGATTCAAGCATGACATACGGGCGTCGCATGATGGCTTTCGTGGCTCTATCCATTTCCGTGGCAATGTTCTCACCCTGTGAGTACGGAACATCGGCGCATGCGGCTGCTGCATCAGACGGCGACGTGGCGTTGGTGCTCGACTTTGACCGATATCCGATCACGGCCGGGCCTGCTGGCACGACAACCGCGGTAACCGTATCGCCGCCGAAACGCGCGCTGCGCCCACGCGACAGTGCGGTTGGACAGTACGTTACGTTTGATGGTCGCGATGATGTGCTCGTGCTCGATTCACTGTCGCCGGAGTTGAAGCAGACGCTGGCCGGCGCCTTCACGCTGGAAATGGACATGATGCTTAAAGCGTTGGGAATGCGTCCAACGCCCACGATCCTTGAAGCATTTGGTTCCGAAGGCGAACTGGTGCTGCGCGTCCGCATCATCTATCTCGGCTCCGGCGACAAGGAAACGCGTGTGCAGGTTACATACCACAATCAGGACGGCAAGCAGAACCACGTGCTGATGCACAATAGTTCGATCATCGCTTCGCCGGCCTCGCAGCGTATTCCAAGCGGACAGTGGGTACACGTTTCGGTAACGTTTGAACCGGACCAGGCGGTTACGCTGTTCATTGATGGTATTCGCAATTTCAGCGCGCCGCTTGAGGGGCGACTCGCTGAGATTCAGTCCATTCGTTTTGGTGGAGACAATGACCGACTGGATCACAAATTTATTGGGGCGTTGGATCGGTTCCGCATTACAGCCGGAATACTGCATGATCGCGATACCTCGGCATTGATGGTAAAGCAAGGGCAGCAGCGGATGCGGGCAAGCTCACGAGAAAAGTGGCGAGAACTGCTACGTACGCCGCAGGCCGACTGGCATGACCATCACCCGCGACTGATCATCACGCCTGCCCGGCTGGCGCACATCCAGCAGCGACTTCAGACAGGGCGCGGTCCAGAGTTGCTTCAGCGGTTTCTCGAGGAATGTAATGCATGGATCGACCCCGAGTCCCCGCAGTATTACGACCCTCAGACGTTTGAGTTGCTGCAGGACCGATATCATCAACTCATACCCGCATTGCTCTGCATGGGGACGCAACTGTCGGGTAATCCAGCCTACGCGGAGCGTGCGGGTGAAATCGCCATGGCGGCCGCCAAACATGTGGGGTATGACGAGGTGGCCGCCAGCCGCGGCCAAATCGCCAATGTCGCAGGGACCGCCATGATGCTGGCGCTGGCTTACGATTGGGGATTTGATCATTTTACGCCTGAGCAGCGGAAGGAGGTGCGTCTGGCGCTGATGGAAATCGCGGCAGGCACATACGATCAACTGACTGATCCAATGACGCGTCATTTGTGGGTGCTGAACTGGAACGCCATGGGCATTAGCGCGCTGGGCCTGTCCTCATTGGCCATTGCCGACGAGGTCGATGCGCCTGTGCTGAAGTGGCTTGATCACGCAGAGCGCCTGGCGTCAGAATATGCGAATTTTGCCGTAGGAAGCGACGGCGGATTTCACGAGGGGCCCGCTTACTTCTTCTATGGTGTCCAGCACCTGATGGTTTTCTTTGAAGCGCTGCACAGTGCCACCGGGCGTGATCTGTTTGTTGAATCGAACATGTCAAAAATCATGGACTACATGGCTTACATGATGCTGCCGGGCGGCCGAGCGTTTATGAACAACCGCTTCACCTATCCCGGCGCCGGAAATGTGAGGCATCGCCATATGCCGCTGATATTCAGGGATCGTGTCGACTCCGACTCGCCCGAGTGGTTCTGGCAGCAGATGTACGAGGAGGACAAGTTTCCCATTGGCTCGCAGTTACTCGGACTGCTCTGGTATCGTCCGACAGGCGAAGAACTTGAAGCACCAGATCTACCGTTAGCCAAGTGGTTTCGGGATACAGGTCTCGTCGGCTTTCGATCTGGCTGGGGAGAAGACGACATCGCAGGCATCTTTGATGCACACCGTACCTGGCTGGGGGCGCATGACCAACTTGACGATGGGCAATTCACGCTGTTCGGCTACGGTGGCAGGTGGGTCGTAGAATCTGGTGGCCGCAACCTTTCCAATGCCGCCGACCGTGATGCACAGAATCTCGTCACGGTCGAGGGTACACCGTCGCCACCGAGAACGCACAATAACTACTGGACTGATTCATACATTACGGATTTCTGTCACGATGATCGCATTGCCACTGCCACCGAGGCCGATCTCGCGTCGAGCTTTCAGTATGGTTATGGGTGGCGAATGGAGACGCTGAATCAAACACGTGAACCCAACACACGCGATCGCTTTGATCTTGCTCGGCGACAACTGGTCTTCATGCGAGAAGAAACGGCACCGCCGTATCTGCTCGTGTTTGACGAGCTGCGCCAAGATGATGATGAACACAAGTACACATGGCATCTGCATACGGGGGAGAACAATGCCGTGCGCCTCGTTGGGAACCGTGCGATCTTGACACAGCCGAAGGTCGCGCCGCAGTTCTTGTCTCACCCGCTTCAACCCGGCTGGGAGCCGGGTCCCAAGCCACGCACTGCTTCGTCGGGTCTCGCGGAGTACGAAGTGCATATCCCTCGCGATGGGGAATACGTTCTTTGGGGCTACGGTCGTGCCGGTACTGCGCAGCCGGGAGGCATGGATTCGTTTTTTATCACCTTTGCCGGCAAAGAACGTATGGCGTGGTCTGCCGGTTGTCCGTTTGTATATAAATGGCAAATGGTTAATAACGGTGAGCCAGATAACGTCTTCAATCTGAAGGAGGGCTCGCATACGCTTACCGTGACGTTGCGTGAACCTGAATCGCGCGTTGCTAAGTTCATGCTCACAGCTAAGGGCGAATCGCCGATATCGATCGACAGAGGGAGCGGAGACACTTCGCAAGGCATTGTGATAGATGCCGCTGATCCCGTTCGACTTCGTTCACCCTTTCAGATCAGTCGCGAAGAGGAACGTACGCTCAAACACGCACGTGCCGACGTCTGGTTATTGACGCCATCAGCAGATCTGGAAGCCGAGCCGTTTCTGCCTCAGCAAACTCCGATCCGCGCCAGGCTCCGCGCCAGCACAACTGCCAAACACGCCCGTTTCCTCGCGTTGATTTATCCACACCGGCCTGAGATGCCTCAACCGGAAATCGAGCCAATCACGATCGACAATGGTCAAGCCTGGCGTGTCCGCTGGCCGGACTGCGAGGATGTGATCGTGATGAATGAGGGCGACACCGTTACTACCCACGGATTTACCTCAGATGCCAAAGTGTTGATCATGCGCTTTGTGGATGATCAGCTCACTGCTTATGTCATGCAGCATGGCCAAACCTTAACAGCATCGGATCATAGTGTCAGATTGACGTTAAGCGGCGGACCTGGCACAGCTATGTACAGCGCTGATCACCTGGCGATCAGCGGCAAACGGGTGAACGACTTCGCGATCACCGGTTGGGCGGTAGAACACGTCACGGCTCATGGGAAACCCGTCACGCTCCAGCGTGCAGACAACGGCCTCAAGTCTGAGATCGATGTAATCCCCAAGCCCGTACTGAAGTGGTAGAGCAGCGGCATGTTGTCCGCGAAAACCTTTGCAAGTCGCTCAGATCAATGCAGCAAGCCCGGTCTTCCGTCAAGTCGGCAGCATGGTCCAAGCATGAGAGCAAGACCTTATGGCATTTACCTTCGCAATTCTGACTGACTTGCACTACGGTGATCCAGGCCCACTTGCGGAGCGACGCGGTGAACTGGCAGCCGTCCTGCTGCAACGAACAGTGGAAAGGCTCAACCGATTCGTGAAGCCCCATCTTGTGGTCGTCCTCGGCGACCTATTGAATCACCCCGAAGTGGAGCGGGCGACGGAGGACTTGCACGAACTTCGCAGTATTCTGGACGGGCTTGCGTGCCCCTACCTGGCGATCCCCGGCAATCATGATTTTGCTCCTGCGCAGTTCTATGACGTCATGCCCGAACCGGAAGCCATCACCCAGATCGATGATGTTCGGCTGCTCTGCTTTGCAGATAGGGAGGAGCCCGGCTGCCACGCCCGCCGCACCGAAGCCGACCTGGTCAGGTTGCGCAGCGCCCGACACGACGGTTTCAGCGGTTCACTGGTCACGCTTCAACACGTGCCGGTAATGCCCCGCGGTCAGGAA
This window contains:
- a CDS encoding DUF4962 domain-containing protein yields the protein MTYGRRMMAFVALSISVAMFSPCEYGTSAHAAAASDGDVALVLDFDRYPITAGPAGTTTAVTVSPPKRALRPRDSAVGQYVTFDGRDDVLVLDSLSPELKQTLAGAFTLEMDMMLKALGMRPTPTILEAFGSEGELVLRVRIIYLGSGDKETRVQVTYHNQDGKQNHVLMHNSSIIASPASQRIPSGQWVHVSVTFEPDQAVTLFIDGIRNFSAPLEGRLAEIQSIRFGGDNDRLDHKFIGALDRFRITAGILHDRDTSALMVKQGQQRMRASSREKWRELLRTPQADWHDHHPRLIITPARLAHIQQRLQTGRGPELLQRFLEECNAWIDPESPQYYDPQTFELLQDRYHQLIPALLCMGTQLSGNPAYAERAGEIAMAAAKHVGYDEVAASRGQIANVAGTAMMLALAYDWGFDHFTPEQRKEVRLALMEIAAGTYDQLTDPMTRHLWVLNWNAMGISALGLSSLAIADEVDAPVLKWLDHAERLASEYANFAVGSDGGFHEGPAYFFYGVQHLMVFFEALHSATGRDLFVESNMSKIMDYMAYMMLPGGRAFMNNRFTYPGAGNVRHRHMPLIFRDRVDSDSPEWFWQQMYEEDKFPIGSQLLGLLWYRPTGEELEAPDLPLAKWFRDTGLVGFRSGWGEDDIAGIFDAHRTWLGAHDQLDDGQFTLFGYGGRWVVESGGRNLSNAADRDAQNLVTVEGTPSPPRTHNNYWTDSYITDFCHDDRIATATEADLASSFQYGYGWRMETLNQTREPNTRDRFDLARRQLVFMREETAPPYLLVFDELRQDDDEHKYTWHLHTGENNAVRLVGNRAILTQPKVAPQFLSHPLQPGWEPGPKPRTASSGLAEYEVHIPRDGEYVLWGYGRAGTAQPGGMDSFFITFAGKERMAWSAGCPFVYKWQMVNNGEPDNVFNLKEGSHTLTVTLREPESRVAKFMLTAKGESPISIDRGSGDTSQGIVIDAADPVRLRSPFQISREEERTLKHARADVWLLTPSADLEAEPFLPQQTPIRARLRASTTAKHARFLALIYPHRPEMPQPEIEPITIDNGQAWRVRWPDCEDVIVMNEGDTVTTHGFTSDAKVLIMRFVDDQLTAYVMQHGQTLTASDHSVRLTLSGGPGTAMYSADHLAISGKRVNDFAITGWAVEHVTAHGKPVTLQRADNGLKSEIDVIPKPVLKW